The following are encoded in a window of Cucurbita pepo subsp. pepo cultivar mu-cu-16 chromosome LG12, ASM280686v2, whole genome shotgun sequence genomic DNA:
- the LOC111806833 gene encoding mitogen-activated protein kinase 15-like — protein sequence MQPDQRRKSSIDVDFFTEYGEGSRYRIEEVIGKGSYGVVCSAYDTHIGEKVAIKKINDIFEHVSDATRILREIKLLRLLRHPDIVEIKHILLPPSRREFKDIYVVFELMESDLHQVIKANDDLTPEHYQFFLYQLLRGLKYIHTANVFHRDLKPKNILANADCKLKICDFGLARVAFNDTPTAIFWTDYVATRWYRAPELCGSFFSKYTPAIDIWSIGCIFAELLTGKPLFPGKNVVHQLDLMTDFLGTPNAEAIARVRNEKARRYLSSMRKKKPVPFSQKFPHADPLALRLLERMLAFEPKDRPTAEEALADPYFKGLAKVEREPSAQPVTKMEFEFERRRITKEDVRELIYREILEYHPKMLKEFLDGSEPTGFMYPSAVDHFKKQFAFLEEHYGNGATVAPPERQHASLPRPCVLYSDNTMQNSTQVANDLSKCSIKEVERPQVDRTCNIPLTRVPIQVPQSIQGNGARPGKVVGNVLRYNCGAAAAAAVAPEVLEQRRMIRNPSIPPPYAATNCSYPRRNPSCKNERTDDEAIEGSNGLQPKPQYIARKVAAAQGGPGNNWY from the exons ATGCAGCCTGATCAGAGAAGAAAG TCGTCTATAGATGTGGATTTCTTCACGGAATATGGTGAAGGGAGCAGGTATAGAATAGAGGAAGTAATTGGTAAAGGAAGTTATGGTGTTGTGTGCTCTGCATATGATACTCACATTGGGGAGAAAGTTGCAATTAAGAAGATCAACGACATCTTTGAGCATGTCTCCGATGCAACTCGGATTCTTCGTGAGATAAAACTTTTAAGACTTTTGAGACATCCAGACATTGTGGAGATAAAGCACATCCTATTACCTCCATCTAGAAGAGAATTCAAGGACATTTATGTCGTGTTTGAGCTCATGGAATCTGATCTACACCAAGTTATCAAAGCAAACGATGATTTGACTCCAGAACATTATCAGTTCTTTCTTTACCAGCTTCTTCGAGGCTTGAAATATATACACACAG CTAATGTCTTCCACCGGGACctaaaacccaaaaatatCTTAGCAAATGCTGACTGCAAACTCAAGATCTGTGACTTTGGTCTGGCAAGAGTTGCTTTTAATGATACCCCTACTGCTATTTTCTGGACA GATTATGTAGCAACAAGGTGGTACAGAGCTCCTGAACTGTGTGGTTCCTTTTTCTCAAAG TATACACCAGCAATAGATATATGGAGCATTGGTTGCATCTTTGCGGAGCTTTTAACTGGAAAACCACTTTTCCCTGGAAAGAACGTCGTCCACCAATTAGACTTGATGACAGATTTTCTGGGAACCCCAAATGCAGAAGCCATTGCCAGG GTACGAAATGAGAAAGCTCGAAGATACTTGAGCAGTATGCGAAAGAAGAAGCCGGTTCCTTTCTCCCAGAAGTTTCCTCACGCAGATCCACTTGCACTTCGCTTGTTGGAAAGAATGTTAGCTTTCGAGCCAAAGGATCGACCTACAGCAGAGGAG GCCCTTGCAGATCCATATTTTAAAGGCTTAGCGAAGGTTGAGAGAGAGCCATCTGCTCAACCTGTAACTAAGatggaatttgaatttgagagACGAAGGATAACCAAAGAAGATGTTAGGGAGCTTATTTACCGGGAGATTCTCGAGTACCATCCAAAGATGTTGAAGGAATTCTTAGATGGATCTGAACCTACTGGTTTCATGTATCCAAG TGCAGTTGACCATTTTAAGAAGCAATTTGCCTTCCTTGAAGAACACTACGGAAATGGTGCAACTGTTGCTCCTCCTGAAAGGCAGCATGCATCCTTGCCTAG GCCATGTGTTTTATATTCAGATAACACGATGCAGAACTCGACACAAGTTGCAAATGACCTATCCAAATGTTCCATCAAAGAAGTTGAGAGGCCACAAGTGGATAGGACTTGCAATATTCCTTTGACTAGAGTTCCTATTCAAGTTCCTCAGTCTATTCAAG GCAATGGTGCAAGGCCTGGAAAAGTTGTTGGCAACGTGTTACGATACAACTGcggagcagcagcagcagcagcagtggCACCAGAAGTTCTGGAACAGCGGAGGATGATCAGAAACCCGTCCATTCCACCACCATACGCCGCTACTAACTGTTCGTATCCCAGACGAAACCCATCCTGTAAAAATGAAAGGACTGATGATGAAGCCATTGAAGGTTCAAATGGGTTGCAGCCAAAACCTCAGTACATAGCTAGAAAAGTTGCTGCTGCCCAAGGTGGACCAGGAAATAACTGGTACTGA
- the LOC111806723 gene encoding BI1-like protein codes for MFGYTGVSNKGGEVDLESGETLYPGLSYGENQLRWGFIRKVYGILAAQIVLTTIVSSVTVLYAPINDLLRGNSGLLLFLCFLPLFLLWPMYIYRQKHPLNLVFLGLFTTTLSLTVGVSCANTDGRIVLEALILTSAVVSSLTGYTFWASKKGKDFSYLGPFLFTALMVLVLTSFIQAFFPLGPTSTAVYGGIGAIIFSGYIIYDTDNLIKRFTYDEYIWAAITLYLDILNLFLTILRMLRQGDN; via the exons ATGTTTGGGTACACGGGCGTGAGTAACAAGGGTGGAGAAGTAGATCTAGAATCAGGGGAGACCCTGTACCCAGGTTTGAGCTATGGCGAAAATCAGCTTCGATGGGGTTTCATTCGTAAGGTTTACGGAATCCTCGCGGCGCAGATCGTGCTCACCACCATCGTCTCCTCTGTCACCGTTCTGTACGCTCCGATCAACGATCTTCTCCGGGGAAATTCTGGCCTTCTTTTGTTCCTCTGCTTCCTTCCCCTATTCT TACTATGGCCCATGTACATTTATAGGCAGAAGCACCCTCTGAACCTCGTCTTCCTCGGACTTTTTACGACTACACTTAGCCTCACAGTTGGCGTTAGCTGTGCTAACACCGATG GAAGGATTGTGCTTGAAGCACTAATTTTGACCTCAGCAGTAGTTTCTTCCTTAACCGGGTACACCTTCTGGGCCTCAAAGAAGGGCAAGGACTTCAGCTATCTTGGACCATTCTTGTTTACTGCCCTAATGGTCCTCGTCCTTACTAGCTTCATTCAG GCATTCTTCCCTCTCGGTCCTACCTCCACTGCCGTTTACGGTGGAATTGGTGCGATAATTTTCTCGGGGTACATTATATATGATACAGACAATCTGATCAAGCGCTTCACATATGATGAATACATATGGGCTGCAATAACTCTTTATCTGGATATCCTGAACTTGTTCCTGACCATTTTGCGGATGCTGAGACAGGGAGACAATTAA
- the LOC111807301 gene encoding BTB/POZ and MATH domain-containing protein 2-like, producing the protein MGTIKSCRDPSKSYSNLRSPPPPPVTSSTSRFETINGSHEFKINGYSLNKGMGFGKYIASDTFMVAGYTFAIYFYPDGKCLEDNASYVSVFIALASEGTEVRALFELRLLDQTGKGNHKVHSHFLRRLESGPYTLKYRGSMWGYKRYYKRTSLEASDFLKDDCLEIHCVVGVVKSHTEGPKIYSITAPPSNIGQHFGKILESGKLTDVNFDVDGETFSAHKLVLAARSPVFRAQLYGPLKDRNTECIKVEDMEAPVFKALLHFIYWDDLPDMEEIVGLNSKWASTLMSQHLLAAADRYALERLKLLCEAKLCEDVAINTVATTLALAEQHHCFQLKAVCLRVIALPENLRAVMQTDGFEYLKESCPSVLTELLQYVARVTEHAVITCSGYGNAMVLDGSYVNGRRVRQRLY; encoded by the exons ATGGGCACGATTAAATCTTGCAGGGACCCCTCTAAATCCTATTCGAATCTTAggtcgccgccgccgccacctgTGACTTCTTCTACTTCTCGCTTCGAGACCATTAATGGATCGCATGAGTTTAAGATCAATGGGTATTCCCTCAATAAGGGGATGGGGTTTGGGAAATATATCGCGTCCGATACCTTTATGGTTGCGGGGTATACGTTTGCTATATATTTCTACCCAGACGGGAAGTGCCTCGAGGATAACGCGTCATATGTCTCGGTTTTTATAGCGTTGGCTAGCGAAGGGACTGAGGTTAGAGCCCTTTTTGAATTGAGGTTGTTGGATCAAACTGGGAAGGGGAACCACAAGGTGCACAGCCATTTTTTGAGAAGGCTCGAGAGTGGACCTTATACGCTTAAGTATCGAGGAAGCATGTG gGGTTATAAACGTTATTATAAAAGAACTTCTTTAGAAGCATCTGACTTCCTCAAGGATGACTGCCTCGAAATCCACTGTGTAGTTGGTGTTGTTAAGTCCCATACAGAGGGACCAAAGATTTACTCCATAACAGCACCACCCTCCAATATAGGCCAGCATTTTGGCAAGATTTTGGAGAGTGGGAAGCTAACCGACGTGAACTTTGATGTAGATGGAGAAACATTTTCTGCTCACAAGTTAGTTCTCGCAGCACGGTCACCTGTCTTTAGGGCACAGCTCTATGGCCCTCTGAAGGACCGTAATACCGAGTGCATAAAAGTCGAAGATATGGAAGCCCCAGTTTTTAAG GCATTGCTTCATTTCATATATTGGGATGACCTACCAGACATGGAAGAAATTGTAGGCTTAAACTCAAAATGGGCTTCCACGCTGATGTCTCAGCATCTACTCGCTGCAGCAGACAGATATGCATTAGAGAGACTCAAATTGCTTTGTGAGGCTAAACTTTGTGAGGATGTTGCTATAAATACAGTTGCAACGACATTAGCGCTGGCCGAGCAGCATCACTGTTTCCAACTAAAAGCTGTATGTCTGAGAGTCATTGCACTGCCGGAGAATTTGAGag CTGTAATGCAAACGGATGGGTTTGAATATCTGAAAGAGAGCTGCCCATCAGTTCTCACCGAACTACTACAATACGTAGCGAGGGTGACGGAGCATGCAGTGATTACGTGCAGCGGGTACGGAAATGCAATGGTGTTGGATGGTAGTTATGTGAATGGAAGACGAGTAAGGCAAAGGTTATATTGA
- the LOC111806722 gene encoding uncharacterized protein LOC111806722 — protein sequence MEQLINFIIRPPRAEYDPNNDLLEDEFTLRGKLYQRKDLEVKNTRGDVLQCSHYLPIVSPEGKPLPCVIYCHGNSGCRADASEAAIILLPSNITVFALDFSGSGLSGGEHVTLGWNEKDDLKAVVEYLRADGNVSLIGLWGRSMGAVTSLMYGAENPSIAGMVLDSPFSDLVELMMELVETYKFRLPKFTVKFAIQYMRRAIQKKAKFDIMDLNTIKVAKSCFVPVLIGHAIDDDFIRPHHSDQIHDAYVGDKNIIKFDGDHNSPRPQFYFDSINIFFHNVLQPPEDEIGDIYINTMPSYFSNRDYWRPMQEAGPNHGSSTTSRDIPTNSTEGAIKELRSKRSMSRTEVPADLPSGDHQSLSQDRSTSNDTDLSSSNMISFELSNGHPYETNVPNLMDDDQYVEYPLDDLAGFPCSVEEEERMLMEAVMESLKDFKMKNTQEEEQASSVVCTDTKDVLQKDECGISRIDHCGVLHPEATSTSNDHFSQLKAESASTSEEYSISSKPESTSVVRDSNSVSDRSCSDKSESSIGVPAPAGTESAGASSCSNTPASSQRSAEADLSANTKATVTVVRNPATHIMDGLIRRWDLNFFRNNQNR from the exons ATGGAGCAGCTGATCAACTTCATCATTCGTCCACCGAG AGCTGAATATGACCCGAACAATGATTTACTAGAAGATGAGTTCACGCTTCGAGGAAAATTGTATCAAAGGAAGGATCTGGAG GTTAAAAACACTCGGGGAGATGTACTTCAGTGTAGTCATTACTTGCCTATTGTTAGTCCTGAAGGAAAGCCTCTACCCTGTGTAATTTACTGCCATGGTAACAG TGGGTGTCGAGCAGATGCCAGTGAGGCTGCCATAATATTACTGCCTTCTAACATCACCGTGTTTGCTCTTGATTTTTCTGGTTCTGGACTTTCTGGGGGTGAGCATGTTACATTGGGGTGGAATGAA AAGGATGATCTGAAAGCCGTGGTTGAGTATTTGCGAGCAGATGGAAACGTCTCTTTAATTGGCTTATGGGGCCGTTCTATGGGTGCTGTTACCAG CCTAATGTATGGGGCTGAGAATCCTTCAATTGCAGGGATGGTTCTGGACAGTCCTTTCTCTGATCTGGTTGAGCTAATGATGGAACTTGTAGAAACCTATAAGTTTCGTTTACCTAAATTCACG GTGAAGTTTGCTATTCAATACATGCGAAGGGCTATCCAGAAAAAGGCAAAATTTGACATTATGGACCTCAACACCATTAAG GTGGCAAAATCTTGCTTTGTACCAGTGTTAATCGGGCATGCCATCGACGATGACTTCATACGGCCTCATCACTCAGACCAAATACATGATGCCTATGTG GGGGACAAAAACATTATCAAGTTCGATGGTGATCACAATTCTCCTCGCCCTCAATTTTACTTCgattctataaatattttcttccacAATGTTTTGCAACCCCCAGAGGATGAAATAGGGGATATTTATATCAACACCATGCCATCCTACTTCAGTAACAGG GATTATTGGAGACCGATGCAAGAAGCGGGCCCAAACCATGGTTCCTCTACAACATCAAGAG ATATACCAACTAATAGTACGGAAGGTGCTATTAAAGAACTCCGTTCAAAAAGATCTATGAGTCGGACAGAG GTTCCTGCCGATCTTCCTTCTGGAGATCATCAATCCCTATCTCAG GATCGAAGTACGAGTAATGACACGGACTTGTCATCTTCAAATATGATTAGTTTTGAATTATCGAATGGTCATCCTTACGAAACCAATGTTCCAAATTTGATGGACGATGATCAGTATGTCGAATATCCTCTTGATGACTTGGCAGGGTTCCCATGCAGTgtagaggaggaagaaagg ATGCTCATGGAAGCAGTGATGGAATCGTTGAAggatttcaaaatgaaaaacactCAAGAAGAAGAGCAAGCTTCGAGTGTCGTATGTACCGACACGAAGGACGTTTTACAGAAAGACGAATGTGGAATTTCACGAATAGACCATTGTGGAGTGCTGCATCCAGAAGCCACATCCACTTCGAATGACCATTTTTCTCAGTTGAAAGCAGAATCTGCTTCAACTTCAGAAGAGTACAGTATATCTAGTAAACCAGAATCTACTTCAGTAGTTCGAGATTCAAATTCGGTATCTGATCGCTCGTGTTCCGATAAAAGCGAATCTTCTATAGGGGTGCCTGCACCTGCTGGAACTGAGAGTGCAGGGGCTTCCTCTTGTAGTAATACACCTGCAAGTAGCCAACGTTCAGCTGAAGCCGATTTGTCAGCCAACACGAAGGCGACCGTAACTGTTGTCCGAAATCCCGCAACCCATATTATGGATGGTTTGATTCGTCGCTGGGATCTCAATTTCTTCCGAAACAATCAGAACCGATGA